GGCCACCGGAGAGGTTCGACGGCTTGCGGTCGAGGTGCTGGGTGAGCTCCAGCATCTCGGCTGCCTCCTTGACCTTCTTGTCGATGGTGGCCTTGTCGACGCCGGCGAGCTTGAGCGGGAAGCCCATGTTCTCGCCGACGGTCATGTGGGGGTACAGCGCGTAGGACTGGAACACCATGGCGATGTCACGGTCCTTGGGGGCCTTGTCGTTGACCATTTGGCCGTCGATGATCAGCTTGCCCTCGGTGATGTCCTCGAGGCCGGCAATCATGTTCAGCGTGGTCGACTTCCCGCAGCCCGATGGGCCGACGAGGATGATGAACTCACCATCGGCGATGGTGAGGTTGAAGTGGTCCACGGCCAGCGCACCATCGGGGTAGCGCTTGACCACGTTCTCGAGGACGATCTCGGCCATCTCTGCTCCTTCAGTCGTTCACGGTGATCGGGCGCTCAGCCCTTGACGGCGCCGGAGGTCAGGCCGGCCACGATGCGCCGCTGGAAGAGCAGCACGAAGATGACGATGGGGACGGTGATGACCACGGCCGCAGCGGCGATGGGCCCGACGGGCTTCTCGAAGGTCGTGGCACCGGTGAAGTACGACATGGCCGCGGGCACCGTTCGGGATGCCGACGTGGAGGTCAGCGAGATAGCGAACAGGAAGTCGTTCCAGCAGGCGATGAAGACGAGGATCGCGGTGGTGAACACCCCAGGCATGGCCAGTGGGGTGATCACCTGGCGGAAGGCCTGGAAGGGCGTGGCCCCGTCCATCTTGGCCGCCTTCTCCAGCTCCCAGGGGATCTCGCGGAAGAACGCCGACAGGGTGTAGATCGCCAGCGGCAGCGCGAAGGTGACGTAGGGGATGATCAGGCCCATCCACGTGTCGAACAGCCCTATGCTCGTGAGGATCTTGAACAGCGGCGTCACGAGCGCGATCTGCGGGAACATCGAGATCAGCAGCGACACGGCCACGATCGTCTTCTTCCCCGGGAAGTCCAGGCGCGCAATCGCGTACGCCGCCATCGTGCCGAACACCAGCGCGATGAACGTGGCGATGAGGCAGATGCCGATCGAGTTGATCAGCGCGCGGGTGAAGTCGCTGTTCTCGAAGATCTGGGTGTAGCTCTCGGTGGAGGGCGAGACCGGCAGGAACCTGCCGTCGTTGAGCGTCCCCGCGTCCTTGAGGGACATCGAGATGATCCAGACGACCGGGATGAAGGCGTAGAGCAGGACGATGGTGTTGATGCCCCACCACGTCCACTTGCGCTGAGCGGTCTCCTGGCGCATGTCAGCGCCTCCCTTCCGTGTCCGCACCTGGTGCCGCCGCCCCGAACAGCTTGATGAAGAGGAAGGCGATGATGGCGATGGTGATGAAGATCAGGATCGCCATGGTCGAGCCGATGCCGAGGTTGAGGCCTCTGATGAGGTTGTTGTAGGCGACCATCGACACCGACGACGTGCCGTTGGCGCCGCCCGTCAGCACGAAGATGTTGTCGAAGATGCGGAACGCGTCGAGGGTGCGGAAGAGCAGCGCCACCAGGATGGCCGGCTTGATCAGGGGC
This Knoellia sp. p5-6-4 DNA region includes the following protein-coding sequences:
- a CDS encoding carbohydrate ABC transporter permease, which codes for MRQETAQRKWTWWGINTIVLLYAFIPVVWIISMSLKDAGTLNDGRFLPVSPSTESYTQIFENSDFTRALINSIGICLIATFIALVFGTMAAYAIARLDFPGKKTIVAVSLLISMFPQIALVTPLFKILTSIGLFDTWMGLIIPYVTFALPLAIYTLSAFFREIPWELEKAAKMDGATPFQAFRQVITPLAMPGVFTTAILVFIACWNDFLFAISLTSTSASRTVPAAMSYFTGATTFEKPVGPIAAAAVVITVPIVIFVLLFQRRIVAGLTSGAVKG